CTAGGCAATTGAACTTGCCACTGACTCAAAACTAAAATATGGGAAAGGGATTAGCCACTGGAAAGATGATATCATGCCCTGATCAAAAGCTCATACACATTACCGTCATAGTCCCCACTGACTTGATTCAACACCAACAGAATTTTGCAACTTCCTAAGAAATCAATCTGTTTAAAAACCACATAATCACATTCCGCTGTTTCTCTACTAGAGTACACTGATCGCAGCTGGCTTGCATGCCTTGAACCAGTGTGAATTGCAGCCTGTATTTCGTGAACAGACATTCTCCAGCCAAAGAGCAAACATACACATCAAGGTCCCTGGTAAATAAATCAGCTCTACTGTCTGGTAGATGCAATAGCCAATAGGTTGAATTGATGCACATAAAATTAATAGTAAATATAGTCCCTTGAATAGTCCGTTTGACAAACTTGGATTTGCTTCcaaatttttgctttttgtctcacatttttccaaataaacaacaaaatgaacttctttcttcttcttttttaaagctaacttttatcttttttgtcCCACCTTTAGCAAATAGATGCCAAACTCCCTCCAAATACCatattaaaaatttgataacaaAACCAACTATGAAAGATTTAACATTGAAATTCTcaagaggaaaaataataataatcattgcTGAAGCATGAGAAAATATATAGTCTTACCTAATAAAATGCATATGTACGATCTAACACTTGCAAACATGGAAAATCGGTCAAGGGGAAACAGTACGGTAAGAAAATGgtatttaaatatcaatttggATGTCTCACCGCAAGCAGACCACATCAAAATTATATGCAGAGAGATAATACGTTCCTCGTGGATAGAAAACACTGTTATAACCAGAAACATAGCATAACAAGCACCCATGCAGTTCACAAAATTTGGATAATGGTGTCATATGAACAGGTCAAAGTTCACAAATTTCATCTCATcagaacataatttttttgaaccACTTTATAATTTACATTAAgagacacacacatatataaacaaagatGAAGTACCACGGTTGAGGGTAAAATCCATCCACCAATCTCATGCCTATCAGCAATAATGACATCTACATATTAGTAGTGAGAACCACCACATTTCTGAAAGTGGCCAGATTAAGCTCACAAATGAAGCTTCTGCATCCTTGCCATCCCCTTTTGCATCACAGAAGAGGGATGTTCACTAGTATCATAACACTGAAAGAGTGTAAAAACTCTTACCTTGTTTCCTATCAGTTTGGGCATTCCCACCTCTTGTGCCCCATCTCCTGACAGGAAAAACATTGAATTTTAGCCCTTTTCCTACGGTCATTGTCACTTGTATATCCTGATTGCTCTCTTTCATAAAACCATCTCTAACATCATTCtcttcaatttcaatttcatgaTGTAATTTTTCTGCTTCTGCACACTTGGATAAAAGTTCGCCCAATCCCCAATCATTGTTTTTAGGATCGTATGCAAGTTTCAGAGACATAAACTGTAGAGGAAGAGATTTGACAGCTAATTTAACAAGATAAGAATCAGAAAGATCTGTATGATCCACAGCTCTCAACCTTGAGAAAATACTGGACATTTTCATAATATGTTCACAGACGCTCCCTTCACCGTCATATTTCATCTTCAGTAACTTGTCAAACAGGGAATAGGCCTCTTCTTTCTccattttcataaatatatcCTCAAGAgcagaaaaaaattgtttggcaTTGCCAGTACTGTCATGCACAAGACCACGAATACCCTCATAAGTCTTGGCTTTCATAATCAAAAGGCTTAAGCGATTACTTTTCTCCCATCTTTCAAATTCAGATGCCTCGGTTGGTTTGTCTTTGTAAAGAGCAATATCTAGGTCCAACAAACCAAGGAAAATTTGCAAATCAGTTTTCCACTCCATCCAGCTCTCAAAATCCAGATCCTTTAACGTCTTCATAGCAGACAGATGACTCATCATTGCTAAAGCATTAGCTACTGTTTtggaaaaacaagaaaacaaaatcaaactcaCAAACCGATAGGTATATACGCAATTATTTCAACTAAGTGCATGTTTGTGTGCATGTGGGCATCAAGCAGTGACGGAGGCATTCATTGACCAAGGGGGGCAGTGGCCccccctaattttaaaaaaaaatatttatatatatatatatatatatatgcattaattttagcaattttgttctataaaattacattttaccccttttaacaatattattgaatttttttagagtaactttaaagatacaaacttatttacaatatttttataaactgttggagtacaaattcttattggttcgcatttgggtttattacttgcatcacttttttacttatcaataatcactcgctatatcatcaatatacttctagcacttttctcattttaaaggccattaaaaaaatttatagatctaaaatctaaaacaacatatactagcccaaaaacatttgtgcaacaacaaaaatcaccaatagtaaagctaaaaaaaattaagtctaattaaccaattttactcaaata
This genomic stretch from Castanea sativa cultivar Marrone di Chiusa Pesio chromosome 1, ASM4071231v1 harbors:
- the LOC142607437 gene encoding uncharacterized protein LOC142607437 isoform X1 encodes the protein MGFTKTKEAGTQSMLPDPDSDAVANALAMMSHLSAMKTLKDLDFESWMEWKTDLQIFLGLLDLDIALYKDKPTEASEFERWEKSNRLSLLIMKAKTYEGIRGLVHDSTGNAKQFFSALEDIFMKMEKEEAYSLFDKLLKMKYDGEGSVCEHIMKMSSIFSRLRAVDHTDLSDSYLVKLAVKSLPLQFMSLKLAYDPKNNDWGLGELLSKCAEAEKLHHEIEIEENDVRDGFMKESNQDIQVTMTVGKGLKFNVFPVRRWGTRGGNAQTDRKQGKSFYTLSVL
- the LOC142607437 gene encoding uncharacterized protein LOC142607437 isoform X2 is translated as MGFTKTKEAGTQSMLPDPDSDAANALAMMSHLSAMKTLKDLDFESWMEWKTDLQIFLGLLDLDIALYKDKPTEASEFERWEKSNRLSLLIMKAKTYEGIRGLVHDSTGNAKQFFSALEDIFMKMEKEEAYSLFDKLLKMKYDGEGSVCEHIMKMSSIFSRLRAVDHTDLSDSYLVKLAVKSLPLQFMSLKLAYDPKNNDWGLGELLSKCAEAEKLHHEIEIEENDVRDGFMKESNQDIQVTMTVGKGLKFNVFPVRRWGTRGGNAQTDRKQGKSFYTLSVL